Proteins encoded by one window of Ovis canadensis isolate MfBH-ARS-UI-01 breed Bighorn chromosome 14, ARS-UI_OviCan_v2, whole genome shotgun sequence:
- the AKT2 gene encoding RAC-beta serine/threonine-protein kinase codes for MNEVSVIKEGWLHKRGEYIKTWRPRYFLLKSDGSFIGYKERPEAPDQTLPPLNNFSVAECQLMKTERPRPNTFVIRCLQWTTVIERTFHVDSPDEREEWMQAIQMVANSLKQRGPGADPMDYKCGSPSDCSAAEEMEVAVSKARAKVTMNDFDYLKLLGKGTFGKVILVREKATGRYYAMKILRKEVIIAKDEVAHTVTESRVLQNTRHPFLTALKYAFQTHDRLCFVMEYANGGELFFHLSRERVFTEERARFYGAEIVSALEYLHSRDVVYRDIKLENLMLDKDGHIKITDFGLCKEGISDGATMKTFCGTPEYLAPEVLEDNDYGRAVDWWGLGVVMYEMMCGRLPFYNQDHERLFELILMEEIRFPRTLSPEAKSLLAGLLKKDPKQRLGGGPSDAKEVMEHRFFLSINWQDVVQKKLLPPFKPQVTSEVDTRYFDDEFTAQSITVTPPDRYDSLGSLELDQRAHFPQFSYSASIRE; via the exons ATGAACGAGGTGTCTGTCATCAAAGAAGGCTGGCTCCATAAGCGCG GTGAATATATCAAGACCTGGCGGCCCCGGTACTTCCTGCTGAAGAGTGACGGCTCCTTCATTGGCTATAAGGAGCGGCCTGAGGCCCCCGACCAGACCCTGCCCCCCTTAAACAACTTCTCTGTCGCAG AATGCCAGCTGATGAAGACCGAGAGACCTCGGCCCAATACCTTCGTCATTCGCTGTCTGCAGTGGACCACAGTCATCGAGAGGACCTTCCATGTCGACTCCCCGGATGAGAG GGAGGAGTGGATGCAGGCCATCCAGATGGTTGCCAACAGCCTCAAGCAGCGGGGCCCAGGGGCGGACCCGATGGACTACAAGTGTGGCTCCCCCAGCGACTGTTCTGCGGCCGAGGAGATGGAGGTGGCGGTTAGCAAGGCGCGGGCCAAGGTG ACCATGAATGACTTTGACTATCTCAAACTTCTGGGCAAGGGCACCTTTGGCAAGGTCATCCTGGTGCGGGAGAAGGCCACTGGCCGCTACTATGCCATGAAGATCCTGCGGAAGGAGGTGATCATCGCCAAG GATGAAGTCGCCCACACGGTCACCGAGAGCCGCGTCCTGCAGAACACCAGGCACCCGTTCCTCACT GCGCTGAAGTACGCCTTCCAGACACACGACCGCCTGTGCTTCGTGATGGAGTACGCCAACGGTGGCGAG CTGTTCTTCCACTTGTCGCGGGAGCGTGTCTTCACAGAGGAGCGGGCCCGCTTTTATGGCGCAGAGATCGTCTCAGCCCTGGAGTACCTGCACTCGCGGGACGTAGTGTACCGCGACATAAAG CTGGAAAACCTCATGCTGGACAAGGACGGCCACATCAAGATCACCGACTTCGGCCTGTGCAAGGAGGGCATCAGCGACGGGGCCACCATGAAGACTTTCTGTGGGACGCCTGAGTACCTGGCGCCCGAG GTGCTGGAGGACAATGACTACGGCCGGGCAGTGGACTGGTGGGGGCTGGGCGTGGTCATGTACGAGATGATGTGTGGCCGCCTGCCCTTCTACAACCAGGATCACGAGCGCCTCTTCGAGCTCATCCTCATGGAGGAGATCCGCTTCCCGCGCACGCTCAGCCCCGAGGCCAAGTCCCTGCTTGCTGGGCTGCTTAAGAAGGACCCTAAGCAGAG GCTCGGCGGAGGGCCCAGCGACGCCAAGGAGGTCATGGAGCACAGGTTCTTCCTCAGTATCAACTGGCAGGACGTGGTCCAGAAGAAG CTCCTGCCACCCTTCAAGCCTCAGGTCACGTCTGAGGTCGACACAAGGTACTTTGACGACGAGTTCACCGCCCAGTCCATCACAGTCACGCCCCCGGACCGCT